Proteins encoded by one window of Rhodamnia argentea isolate NSW1041297 chromosome 6, ASM2092103v1, whole genome shotgun sequence:
- the LOC115745502 gene encoding early light-induced protein 1, chloroplastic-like isoform X2, whose protein sequence is MASANLMSSIPGSPRTAIHINSRRSVVRVLFPGNHVPRMSHRSGLRVKCMSEETKPEGSTGTPASDIPSSPSSPSTPNPSPKPKAKASTNFTDLFAFSGPAPERINGRLAMIGFVAAIAVELSKGEDLFAQISDGGIPWFIGTSILLSVASLVPLFQGVTVESKSNGLMTSDAELWNGRLAMLGLVALAFTEYVKGGTLV, encoded by the exons ATGGCCTCGGCAAACCTGATGAGCTCGATCCCCGGGAGTCCTAGGACCGCGATCCACATTAATTCCAGGAGATCTGTTGTGAGAGTGCTTTTCCCTGGCAACCATGTACCTAGGATGTCTCACCGGAGTGGCTTGCGTGTGAAGTGTATGTCTGAG GAGACCAAGCCGGAAGGTAGCACGGGAACGCCAGCTTCCGACATtccttcttcaccttcttcacCGTCTACACCGAACCCATCCCCGAAACCGAAAGCAAAG GCAAGCACCAACTTCACAGATCTGTTTGCGTTCAGCGGGCCGGCACCGGAGAGGATCAATGGAAGACTCGCGATGATTGGCTTTGTGGCAGCCATTGCGGTCGAGCTATCCAAAGGCGAGGACTTGTTCGCTCAGATCAGCGACGGTGGCATCCCGTGGTTCATAGGGACGAGCATTCTGCTCTCGGTGGCATCTCTGGTACCTCTGTTTCAAGGAGTCACGGTCGAGTCCAAATCCAACGGGTTGATGACTTCCGATGCCGAGTTGTGGAACGGAAGGTTGGCGATGTTGGGACTAGTTGCGCTGGCCTTCACCGAATATGTTAAGGGAGGAACACTTGTGTAG
- the LOC125315465 gene encoding early light-induced protein 1, chloroplastic-like: MVNNAGEQAGSEPIPEIEIEDVFAFSGPAPGRINGQDFFAQISEGGTPWFIRTSILLSVASLVPLFQGVTVESKSDGSMTSDAELWNGRLAMLGLVALVFIEYVKRETLV; encoded by the exons ATGGTGAATAATGCAGGAGAGCAAGCAGGATCTGAACCCATCCCTGAAATCGAAATTGAAG ACGTGTTCGCATTCAGCGGGCCGGCACCAGGGAGGATCAACGGCCAAGACTTTTTCGCTCAGATCAGTGAAGGTGGCACCCCGTGGTTCATAAGGACGAGCATTCTGCTCTCTGTCGCATCTCTTGTTCCTCTGTTTCAAGGAGTCACGGTCGAGTCAAAGTCGGACGGGTCGATGACTTCCGATGCCGAGTTGTGGAATGGAAGGTTGGCGATGTTGGGACTGGTTGCGCTGGTCTTCATTGAATATGTTAAGAGAGAAACACTTGTGTAG